The Syntrophorhabdaceae bacterium genome includes the window GACGACGACATGATATTTTTTGGACAGGTCATCGGTATTCGGGACGTTGTCACGTTCGAAGGGGAAAGCGTAAAAGAGATTGAAAAGGCTTTCCACGACTCCGTGGACGATTATCTGAATATGTGCAAAGAGAGGAGCGAGGAGCCCGACAAGCCCTTTTCAGGGAGATTCCTCGTGCGGATCTCCCCGGACATTCACCGGAAGATCCACATGTCCGCGAAAAAGGCAGGTCTCAGCATCAATGCCTGGTTGAACCAGAATCTCCACGAGCTCACCGGCAAAGTGTAACCTTGCGGTTCCTGGAAAAGGATTCTTATGAATGGGCTGGCCGGCTTTGGCGCCGAGCTTCTTCCGGCACATTGCCGCGGCGAGAAGAGTGCTGTGAATTACGCTTTCCATTGCGAAGCGCTTCCGGCTTTTCAGGACCTTCTCGAGGTATTCATAGTCTTCGAGCCATGCGGACATGCTTGCCAGGATATTCTCGCGGCTGCGCATCTTCCCGTCGTAACGGAAACGGACTGCATGGAGGTGACGGGCGGGAAAGAGAAGCTCCCGGAGCGTCACGCCCAGGGCCCTGGCTATGAGGACCAGGGTGTTCGTGCGGGATTCCGTCTTTGCCCTTTCCATGTTCTTGATGGCAGGGAGCGAGATCCCCGAGGCGCCTGCGAGATCCTTCTGACTCATTCCCCTGGCCAAGCGGATACGCCTGACATTCTGTGCGATGGCGTTAAGGTCCATTATCGTCCTCCTGAAAAATGATCACTTCATATATACCAAATAGCACGAACGGGACAGGTGGGATAGTTCCTGATCATGGTCAACAAGGACGGTCCGGCGTTTCCTCTTGCACGCTTATATCGTATATGATATTCCTTTTCACCGAGACTGAGAACGACAGCGTTCCCGTGCAAGAGTTTATCGAGTCCCTTCCTGCGAAGCATGGCGCGAAGGAGGCCTGGAGATCGTTCTACTCGAAAAGGAGGTGCCCATGAAGACCTGGGCTCAAGTAAAAAAGGATTTACTGAAGGACCCGGATTTCGCGAAGGAGGTTAAGAAACTTGAGCCCGTGTACCAGATCATCAGTCAGCTTATCAAGGCCCGCATCGAGCAGAACCTGACCCAGGAGGATCTCGCGAAGAAGATCGGCACGAAACAGGGAAACATCAGCCGGCTGGAGAAAGGAAACGCAAACCCTTCTCTTCAGTTCCTGAAGAAAGTAGCCAAGGGGCTTGGCAAAGAGCTCTCGATCTCTTTCAAAACACCCAGGCGGGCAGACACCGTGTAATTAGTCTTCAGCTGTTTCCCGATGATGACCTCGGCCATCCATTTGTATCTTTCTTTGGCACTCAAATACATTATAGGTACCGGTCAACCTGGCAAATGCCCTCTAAGGTATTGCAAGGGATTATGAATTATGGGAGGGAAAAACCGGGGAAACTGCAGTTGCAATTTCCTTGACACTTGTCTACCTGATTGAGTAGTATCTCTCTAAGTGAAAAAATGCAGAGATGAGGGATACAACCGATGATTGAATTAAGCCACTTTTCGGTTGTGGTCTTAGCCCAGACACATAATCCAACCATATTGAATCCTGATTTTCTCAGAAATACTGGGATCGTACCCGGCGAATATAAGATAAAGAACTTCATTTGCACGCCTCCTATAGCTCAGGTGATTTATGAGGAAGGCATTTCGGTTATCGCTGAGTTCGAGAAAATACAATTCGTTGATGAACTTTTGGAGCGGTTGCCGCATGAATCACCAATACCGCAGATTGCTGTGAACTATATAAGAACACTGCCTTATGTCAAATATACGGCGGCAGGCATTAATTTTGCGGGACATCGGAGGTTTTCGGACCATGAGGCTGTCCGGGCGTTTATAAGAAAACGATTTGTTAAAGAGGGTCCTTGGACGAATTCCCAAAATGAGGCTATCGATATCGGATTGAATTTTGTATATAGCTCTGGGACTGTGAAGCGCACTATTAATATCAACCCCGGGGAATACAAGAAGACTGAGGAAGATTCTGAGCCCATCGTTGTGCTGCGTTATAACCATCACCTTGCCGTACCTCCCAACGACACAGATGCTATTGCGGCATTCGTTCTGGACTGGGAAAATGCATTTAAGCAATATGTGGAATTTAGCGACAATATATTTGCCGGGGTTTGAAGTGACCGAAAGCATAGCAACCGAACTATCGGACAAAAAGAGAATACCTATCTATAATCTCTGGAGCAGGAGTCTGAACATAGGCGAGGAAGAACTTTCGACCGAGGTTTCTGTGCTTGGAATGCCGTCAACGTCCGCAACCTATGACAATACAAAATTCCGGGTTGTCGCAGAGGAATGGAAAAAAATGGAGGAACCTGCGTTTGGCAACCTTACGAGAAGCTTTCAACCTCCATCAACGAAGCCCAGGCGTGTCGCCATAGCGTTTTTCCCCGATAATATTGATAATGATGCGATAGATTTCTGCGTAGAGAATAGCCTCTTCGGCGCCGTCCAGGAATACTACCAATGTCTCCTCACATCGTTTAAGCATCTGGGAAACGTTAAAGTAATGCTAAGCAGAGACAATGAGATCTTGGACTCTGTCAAGATGCGTTTCGTGATCAATATCA containing:
- a CDS encoding helix-turn-helix transcriptional regulator, whose product is MDLNAIAQNVRRIRLARGMSQKDLAGASGISLPAIKNMERAKTESRTNTLVLIARALGVTLRELLFPARHLHAVRFRYDGKMRSRENILASMSAWLEDYEYLEKVLKSRKRFAMESVIHSTLLAAAMCRKKLGAKAGQPIHKNPFPGTARLHFAGELVEILVQPGIDAETCLFRGHVDLPVNVRGDPHEESP
- a CDS encoding helix-turn-helix transcriptional regulator, with the translated sequence MKTWAQVKKDLLKDPDFAKEVKKLEPVYQIISQLIKARIEQNLTQEDLAKKIGTKQGNISRLEKGNANPSLQFLKKVAKGLGKELSISFKTPRRADTV